A window of Haliscomenobacter hydrossis DSM 1100 contains these coding sequences:
- the gmd gene encoding GDP-mannose 4,6-dehydratase — MKKRALLTGVTGQDGAYLSELLLEKGYEVHGIKRRSSLFNTARIDHLYQDPHDEDQRFILHYGDLTDSSSIIRVLQEVQPDEIYNLGAQSHVQVSFEAPEYTANSDAVGALRILEAIRLLGLKDKTRFYQASTSELYGKVQAIPQTETTPFYPRSPYAVAKLYGYWITVNYRESYGMYACNGILFNHESPLRGETFVTRKITRAVAKIGLGLQEKLWLGNLDAQRDWGHAKDYCEAMWLMLQQPSPEDYVVATGVTTPVREFVRLAFAEIGISLAFQGEGIAETGVVVACNHPAYQVPIGKTVIAVDPRYFRPAEVDLLVGDPRKAKEKLGWVPTYDLPALVQEMVQADVHLFQRDAVLLRSGFEVKREFE; from the coding sequence ATGAAGAAACGTGCATTATTGACAGGAGTGACAGGGCAAGATGGTGCCTATTTGTCAGAACTTCTCCTGGAAAAGGGTTATGAAGTACACGGCATCAAGCGCCGCTCTTCCTTGTTCAATACCGCTCGAATCGACCATTTGTACCAGGATCCGCACGATGAAGACCAACGCTTCATCTTACACTATGGCGATTTGACCGACAGCTCTAGCATCATCCGGGTGTTGCAGGAAGTGCAGCCGGATGAGATTTACAACCTCGGTGCACAGTCGCACGTCCAGGTCAGCTTTGAAGCACCGGAATACACCGCCAACTCGGATGCGGTAGGCGCTTTGCGCATTTTGGAAGCCATTCGATTGTTGGGACTCAAAGATAAAACGCGTTTTTATCAGGCTTCTACCTCGGAGCTTTACGGCAAGGTGCAAGCCATTCCCCAAACGGAAACCACCCCTTTTTATCCGCGTTCACCTTATGCCGTAGCCAAGTTATACGGGTACTGGATTACGGTGAATTACCGCGAGTCGTATGGCATGTATGCCTGCAATGGCATCTTGTTCAACCACGAATCGCCGTTGCGGGGAGAAACCTTCGTGACCCGCAAAATCACCCGTGCCGTGGCCAAAATTGGGCTGGGTTTACAAGAAAAATTATGGCTGGGCAACCTGGATGCCCAACGCGACTGGGGGCATGCCAAAGACTATTGTGAGGCCATGTGGCTCATGTTGCAGCAGCCCAGTCCCGAGGATTATGTGGTGGCCACCGGGGTTACCACCCCTGTGCGGGAATTTGTGCGCCTGGCATTTGCCGAAATTGGCATCAGTTTGGCCTTTCAGGGCGAGGGTATTGCCGAAACCGGGGTGGTGGTAGCGTGTAATCATCCGGCATATCAGGTGCCTATCGGGAAGACCGTGATTGCCGTAGATCCCCGTTATTTTCGGCCTGCCGAAGTAGATTTGCTGGTGGGTGATCCGCGTAAAGCCAAAGAAAAACTGGGCTGGGTACCAACCTACGACCTGCCGGCGCTGGTGCAGGAAATGGTGCAGGCGGATGTACATTTGTTTCAACGCGATGCGGTACTGCTGCGTAGTGGATTTGAGGTTAAACGCGAATTTGAATAA
- a CDS encoding GDP-L-fucose synthase family protein produces METNAKIFIAGHRGMVGSAIQRKLSAEGFQHLLLRNSRELDLRNQAEVEQFFRLEQPEYVFLAAAKVGGIMANNTYRADFLYENLMIQNNVIHCAWKYGVKKLLFLGSSCIYPKMAPQPLREEYLLTGLLEPTNEPYAIAKIAGIKLCDAYRAQYGCNFISVMPTNLYGPNDNYDLEKSHVLPALLRKFHEAKRHAAPNVTLWGSGTPKREFLHVDDLADACLFLMYHYHEPGLINIGVGTDLSIKDLALLIRDIVGYQGDIIHDLSKPDGTPRKLMDVSKIQAAGWKAKIGLEEGIRAVYAALGGEEWY; encoded by the coding sequence ATGGAAACCAACGCCAAAATATTTATAGCTGGCCATCGGGGAATGGTAGGCTCGGCCATCCAGCGCAAATTGAGCGCGGAGGGATTTCAGCACCTGCTTTTGCGCAATTCGCGCGAGCTGGATCTGCGCAATCAGGCGGAAGTCGAGCAGTTCTTCCGGCTTGAGCAACCCGAGTACGTGTTTTTGGCTGCGGCCAAAGTAGGGGGCATCATGGCCAACAATACCTATCGCGCCGATTTTTTGTACGAAAACCTGATGATCCAGAACAATGTCATCCATTGTGCCTGGAAATATGGGGTGAAAAAGTTGTTGTTCCTCGGTTCCTCTTGCATTTACCCCAAAATGGCCCCTCAACCCCTGCGGGAAGAATACCTGTTGACAGGGTTGCTGGAACCCACTAACGAACCTTATGCCATTGCCAAGATCGCGGGCATTAAGCTGTGTGATGCCTACCGCGCACAATATGGTTGCAATTTTATCTCGGTGATGCCCACTAATTTGTACGGCCCCAACGACAATTACGACCTCGAAAAATCACATGTTTTGCCAGCCTTATTGCGCAAGTTTCACGAGGCCAAACGCCATGCAGCTCCCAACGTTACGCTATGGGGTTCCGGAACGCCAAAGCGTGAGTTTTTACACGTAGATGACCTGGCTGATGCGTGTTTGTTTTTAATGTACCATTACCATGAACCCGGCCTGATTAATATTGGCGTCGGCACCGATTTGAGCATCAAAGACCTGGCACTGCTGATCCGCGATATTGTTGGTTACCAGGGGGACATCATCCACGATTTGTCCAAACCCGATGGTACACCACGCAAACTCATGGACGTAAGCAAAATACAGGCAGCGGGCTGGAAAGCCAAAATCGGACTGGAAGAAGGGATCAGGGCGGTGTATGCAGCTTTGGGAGGAGAGGAGTGGTATTAA
- a CDS encoding IS3 family transposase, translated as MKELRELKNRASLKDLCSLFGHSRQAYYEWGNREQEDALEQAIIIDLVRHIRQDIPRIGSRALHFMLQQQWEKQGIKCGRDRLIEILRQAEMLIYPKRKYTQTTNSRHHFYKYPNLIKELEINRPEQLWVSDLTYIRVQEEWNYVIFITDAYSHKMMGFRVDDNMKTDMCVQALDMALAARTKREQTLIHHSDRGVQYCSKGYVQGLLNQPNIQISMTQNGDPLENALAERVNGIFKNTYNMDQRFESLIEAQEAIAKMVYSYNNVRPHSSCDMMTPNEAHQGTGALKRRWKTYYKKASVMAEELGSEPSS; from the coding sequence GTGAAAGAACTACGCGAATTGAAAAATCGGGCGAGTTTAAAAGACTTGTGTTCATTGTTTGGCCATAGTCGCCAAGCCTACTATGAATGGGGAAATCGGGAACAAGAAGACGCTCTGGAGCAGGCTATTATTATTGATTTGGTGCGCCATATTCGGCAGGACATCCCTCGAATTGGGTCACGTGCCTTGCACTTTATGCTGCAACAGCAATGGGAAAAACAAGGGATTAAATGCGGACGAGATCGACTTATTGAAATCCTTCGGCAAGCCGAAATGTTGATTTATCCCAAGCGCAAATACACTCAAACGACCAATAGTCGGCATCATTTTTACAAATACCCTAACTTGATTAAAGAACTGGAAATCAATAGACCAGAGCAGTTGTGGGTCAGTGATTTAACCTATATTCGGGTACAAGAGGAGTGGAATTATGTCATCTTTATCACCGACGCCTACTCGCACAAAATGATGGGTTTTAGGGTTGATGACAACATGAAAACAGACATGTGTGTCCAAGCCTTGGACATGGCTTTAGCCGCTCGAACTAAGCGGGAGCAGACTTTGATTCATCACTCGGATCGAGGGGTTCAGTATTGTTCCAAAGGCTATGTCCAAGGGCTCCTGAATCAACCCAACATTCAGATCAGTATGACCCAAAATGGTGACCCCTTGGAAAATGCGCTGGCCGAAAGGGTCAACGGTATTTTCAAGAACACCTACAATATGGATCAACGGTTTGAATCTCTGATCGAGGCCCAAGAAGCAATCGCCAAAATGGTGTACTCCTACAATAATGTTCGGCCTCATAGCTCTTGTGATATGATGACTCCCAATGAGGCCCATCAAGGTACAGGAGCGCTCAAGCGCAGATGGAAGACTTACTACAAAAAAGCCTCGGTAATGGCCGAAGAATTGGGGAGTGAGCCGAGTAGCTAA
- a CDS encoding plasmid pRiA4b ORF-3 family protein has product MASLQLKVQLEGINPLIWRTFQIDQTETFFDLHEILQIVMGWENAHLFEFQIKERKIGLLPDEEEMWDTDANLEDSESIMLIDLNLQVGDTLRYIYDFGDHWGHLLTVEKITTEETDCPICLGGARNCPPEDCGGAPGYADFLDALKNPNHPQHEEIIDWIEEFDPEDFDMGETNEILQEFNDWRQDLFLEEE; this is encoded by the coding sequence GTGGCGAGCTTACAATTAAAAGTCCAGTTGGAGGGAATCAATCCGCTCATCTGGCGTACTTTTCAGATAGATCAAACCGAGACTTTTTTTGATCTGCACGAGATTCTTCAAATCGTCATGGGTTGGGAAAATGCCCATTTATTTGAATTTCAAATCAAAGAGCGCAAAATCGGTTTGTTGCCTGATGAAGAAGAAATGTGGGATACGGATGCCAATTTGGAAGATAGTGAATCGATTATGCTGATCGATTTGAATTTGCAAGTGGGCGATACCCTACGGTACATTTACGATTTTGGTGACCATTGGGGGCATTTGTTGACGGTGGAAAAAATCACGACGGAAGAAACAGATTGCCCCATTTGCCTGGGTGGTGCCCGCAATTGCCCACCCGAAGATTGTGGTGGCGCACCTGGATATGCAGATTTTCTGGATGCCCTTAAAAACCCCAACCACCCCCAACACGAAGAAATTATCGACTGGATTGAGGAGTTTGACCCTGAAGATTTTGACATGGGGGAAACCAATGAAATCTTGCAGGAATTCAACGATTGGCGGCAAGATCTCTTCCTGGAGGAAGAATAG